In one window of Maribacter dokdonensis DSW-8 DNA:
- the nadD gene encoding nicotinate (nicotinamide) nucleotide adenylyltransferase — protein sequence MKKVGLYFGTFNPIHIGHLVIANHMVEFSDLDEVWFVVTPQSPFKTKKTLLDNHQRFEMVYEATKEYDRLKPSNIEFNLPQPNYTINTLVHLGEKYPNGYEFSLIMGEDNLKGLHKWKNYEAILDLHNIYVYPRISEGAIEHQFQDHEKIHRVNAPIMEISSTFIRKEHKNGKNIKPLLPPEVWKYMDEMNFYR from the coding sequence ATGAAGAAGGTAGGATTATACTTTGGTACCTTTAACCCTATTCATATTGGTCATTTAGTCATTGCGAACCATATGGTAGAGTTTTCTGATTTGGATGAGGTTTGGTTCGTAGTAACCCCACAAAGTCCGTTTAAGACCAAGAAAACGCTTTTAGACAACCATCAAAGATTCGAGATGGTATATGAAGCCACAAAAGAGTACGATAGGCTAAAACCTAGTAATATTGAATTTAACTTACCCCAACCGAATTACACGATAAATACACTTGTTCATTTGGGGGAAAAGTATCCAAATGGATATGAATTTTCGTTGATAATGGGTGAGGATAATTTAAAAGGGCTGCATAAATGGAAGAATTATGAGGCTATTTTAGATCTGCATAACATTTATGTGTACCCTAGAATTTCAGAAGGTGCTATAGAGCATCAATTTCAAGACCATGAAAAGATACATCGGGTAAATGCTCCTATTATGGAAATCTCTTCCACGTTTATACGAAAGGAACATAAAAACGGTAAAAACATTAAGCCATTATTACCACCAGAGGTTTGGAAATATATGGATGAAATGAATTTTTATAGATAG
- the gmk gene encoding guanylate kinase has product MKGGKLIIFSAPSGSGKTTIVRHLLAQPELNLAFSVSATSRPRRGKEKNKEHYYFMSVSEFKNHIKNDDFLEWEEVYRDNFYGTLKSEVERLWAEGKNVIFDIDVVGGLRIKKKFPEQTLAVFVKPPSVDELKIRLKKRSTESEDKINMRIAKASVELATAPQFDKIIKNYDLDVALKEAVNLVADFVSEDKD; this is encoded by the coding sequence ATGAAAGGCGGTAAACTAATCATTTTTTCTGCGCCATCGGGTAGTGGCAAAACTACCATTGTTCGGCATTTATTGGCGCAACCAGAGCTGAATTTGGCTTTTTCGGTCTCTGCGACGTCACGCCCAAGAAGGGGGAAAGAAAAAAATAAGGAGCATTATTATTTTATGTCGGTTTCAGAATTTAAGAATCATATTAAAAATGATGATTTTCTGGAGTGGGAAGAAGTTTACAGGGATAATTTCTATGGTACGCTTAAAAGTGAGGTAGAACGTTTATGGGCAGAAGGCAAGAACGTTATTTTTGATATTGATGTTGTTGGCGGATTACGTATTAAAAAGAAATTTCCTGAACAGACCTTGGCGGTTTTTGTAAAACCCCCTAGTGTTGATGAGCTTAAAATAAGACTTAAGAAACGCAGTACCGAGAGTGAAGACAAAATTAACATGCGTATTGCAAAGGCATCGGTAGAATTGGCTACGGCACCTCAATTTGATAAGATTATTAAAAATTATGATCTTGATGTGGCTCTAAAAGAAGCGGTGAATCTAGTAGCAGATTTTGTTTCTGAAGACAAAGACTAG
- a CDS encoding YicC/YloC family endoribonuclease, translating to MIQSMTGFGKHVVQLPNKKITVEIKSLNSKSIDLNARMPSSYREKELELRKLVANSLLRGKVDFNLYVELTGNETSTQVNEIAVKQYMNQLKNIASGDDLRLLEMALRFPDAMKTDKEDIDEEEYKAIKEALIGALKEINEFRSEEGSVLEKDFLDRIASLEKLLEEVIAIDPDRQATIRERLEKAVQDIKADVDANRFEQELIYYLEKYDITEEKVRLANHLDYFSKTLLSNDSNGKKLGFISQEIGREINTIGSKANFAPMQQLVVQMKDELEKIKEQMLNVL from the coding sequence ATGATTCAATCCATGACCGGTTTCGGTAAGCATGTAGTTCAGTTACCTAATAAAAAGATTACCGTTGAAATCAAATCACTTAACAGTAAGAGTATTGATTTAAATGCGCGTATGCCCTCCAGTTATCGTGAAAAAGAGTTAGAACTTAGAAAGTTGGTAGCTAATTCTTTGTTACGTGGAAAGGTGGATTTTAACTTGTACGTGGAACTTACCGGTAATGAAACCTCTACTCAGGTAAATGAAATAGCGGTTAAGCAATACATGAATCAATTAAAGAATATAGCTTCTGGTGATGATCTTAGATTATTGGAAATGGCATTGCGTTTTCCCGATGCCATGAAGACAGATAAGGAAGATATTGATGAAGAGGAGTATAAAGCCATAAAGGAAGCTTTAATAGGTGCTTTAAAAGAGATCAATGAATTTAGATCCGAAGAAGGCAGTGTTTTAGAAAAGGATTTTTTAGATAGAATAGCTTCTTTGGAAAAATTGTTGGAAGAGGTGATCGCAATTGACCCAGATAGACAGGCAACAATACGTGAGCGATTAGAAAAGGCGGTGCAAGATATAAAAGCTGATGTTGATGCAAATAGGTTTGAGCAAGAGCTTATTTATTACTTAGAAAAATATGACATTACCGAAGAAAAAGTTCGGCTGGCCAATCACTTGGATTATTTTAGTAAAACATTACTTTCAAATGATAGTAATGGTAAAAAATTAGGGTTTATTTCTCAGGAAATAGGTCGTGAGATCAATACTATTGGGTCTAAGGCCAACTTTGCCCCAATGCAACAGCTTGTGGTGCAAATGAAAGATGAGCTAGAGAAAATCAAAGAACAAATGTTAAACGTATTATAG
- a CDS encoding 3-keto-disaccharide hydrolase: MRKNNTLMMLGAILVLVSCQEKVSTDVVETMQAKDSVIVYEEYMGEEPTKPEETEFYEPKVPVVKPGGVGSAPSDAIVLFNGTDLNNWISTNDSTAAKWHLNKDGSMTVNDKTGNIQTKQNFGDVQLHIEWKSPLPVQREGQNRANSGVFLNGIYEVQVLDQNDNPTYVNGQVASIYKQHVPLAMASVPTGEWNTYDIIYHAPVFNKDGGKIKSGDITVIHNGVLVQDHVELKGTTPYIGWPKNPPHGKGPLMLQDHGDDSRVSFRNIWVREL; this comes from the coding sequence ATGAGAAAGAATAACACTTTAATGATGTTGGGGGCTATTTTGGTTTTGGTGTCTTGCCAAGAAAAAGTATCTACCGATGTTGTAGAAACTATGCAGGCTAAAGATAGCGTGATCGTTTATGAAGAGTATATGGGCGAGGAGCCTACAAAACCCGAAGAAACTGAATTCTATGAACCCAAAGTGCCTGTTGTTAAACCTGGCGGGGTTGGGTCTGCCCCAAGTGATGCCATTGTGCTTTTTAATGGTACTGACTTAAATAATTGGATAAGTACAAATGATAGTACGGCTGCTAAATGGCACTTGAACAAAGATGGAAGTATGACGGTAAATGATAAGACCGGAAACATACAGACCAAGCAAAATTTTGGAGATGTACAATTGCATATAGAATGGAAATCTCCTTTACCGGTGCAGAGAGAAGGGCAAAATAGAGCAAATAGTGGTGTGTTTTTAAATGGTATTTATGAAGTACAGGTATTGGATCAAAATGATAACCCAACCTATGTAAATGGGCAAGTAGCTTCTATATACAAGCAACACGTGCCGTTGGCTATGGCTTCTGTGCCAACAGGGGAATGGAATACTTATGATATTATTTATCACGCACCGGTATTCAACAAAGATGGCGGTAAAATAAAATCTGGCGATATCACGGTAATCCATAATGGCGTGTTGGTTCAAGACCATGTTGAACTAAAAGGTACAACGCCATATATTGGATGGCCAAAAAACCCACCACATGGCAAGGGACCTTTAATGTTACAAGATCATGGCGACGATAGTCGCGTAAGTTTCCGTAATATTTGGGTTAGGGAGCTTTAA
- a CDS encoding 3-keto-disaccharide hydrolase, translating into MKKLLVSATCLLAMMSCKQEKKETVNATVVEEVEVVENEWEVLFDGTSLDQWKEFKTDGVSDAWKIEGDALVYTPPAEGEEQQNHDLVTRKEYTDFVLTLDWKISEAGNSGVFWGVSEDEKFGTGYQTGPEIQILDNDKHPDAKAGTTHQASALYDMVAPAKDATKPVGEWNTMVITVNHKVHKGSVTLNGEEMVTFPVANDEWDAMVAKSKFAGWDGFGKYTTGKIGLQDHHNVVSFRNIKIKQL; encoded by the coding sequence ATGAAGAAGTTATTGGTAAGTGCCACTTGTTTATTGGCAATGATGTCGTGTAAGCAAGAAAAGAAAGAAACGGTAAACGCTACAGTAGTAGAAGAAGTTGAAGTCGTTGAAAATGAATGGGAAGTACTGTTCGACGGTACTTCGCTAGATCAGTGGAAAGAGTTTAAGACTGACGGCGTAAGTGATGCATGGAAAATTGAAGGTGATGCCTTGGTATATACGCCACCAGCGGAAGGTGAAGAACAACAAAACCATGATTTGGTTACCAGAAAAGAGTATACCGATTTTGTTTTGACACTTGATTGGAAAATATCGGAAGCAGGTAATAGTGGTGTATTTTGGGGAGTAAGCGAAGATGAGAAATTTGGTACGGGTTATCAAACCGGTCCCGAAATTCAAATTTTAGATAACGATAAGCATCCAGATGCCAAAGCGGGTACAACGCACCAAGCATCGGCTTTGTATGATATGGTAGCCCCTGCCAAAGATGCAACCAAACCAGTAGGTGAATGGAATACGATGGTCATTACGGTGAACCATAAAGTGCATAAGGGTAGTGTTACTTTGAACGGTGAAGAAATGGTAACTTTTCCGGTAGCTAACGATGAATGGGACGCTATGGTTGCAAAGTCTAAATTTGCCGGATGGGACGGATTTGGAAAGTATACCACTGGTAAAATTGGTTTGCAAGACCACCACAACGTGGTGTCTTTTAGAAATATTAAAATTAAACAACTTTAA
- a CDS encoding sugar phosphate isomerase/epimerase family protein, producing MKTIKGPAVFLAQFVDSKAPFNTLDGMCKWASDLGYKGIQIPTWESFLIDLDKAAESQTYCDELKGKVNSYGLEITELSTHLQGQLVAVHPAYDLMFDSFAPDNVRGNAKARTEWAVETVKKAATASRRLGLNAHATFSGSLLWHTMHPWPQRPAGLVEMGFEELANRWLPILNHFDKEGVDVCYEIHPGEDLHDGDTFERFLEATGNHKRVNILYDPSHFVLQQLDYITYIDHYHEFIKSFHVKDSEFNPTGKKGAFGGFNDWGDRAGRYRSLGDGQIDFKTIFSKLTQYGCDVWAVMEWECCIKSPEQGAREGAKFISDHIIEATEKTFDDFAGAEIDKEMLKKMLGL from the coding sequence ATGAAAACAATCAAAGGACCAGCCGTATTTTTGGCACAGTTTGTAGACAGTAAAGCTCCTTTCAACACCCTTGACGGAATGTGTAAATGGGCATCTGACCTTGGTTACAAAGGAATTCAGATTCCTACATGGGAAAGTTTCCTAATCGATTTGGACAAGGCGGCCGAAAGTCAGACCTATTGCGATGAGCTAAAGGGAAAAGTAAACTCATATGGCTTAGAAATCACAGAACTTTCAACACACCTTCAAGGTCAATTGGTAGCGGTACACCCTGCGTATGACCTTATGTTCGATTCTTTTGCGCCCGATAATGTACGTGGCAATGCAAAGGCAAGAACAGAGTGGGCAGTAGAAACGGTTAAAAAAGCCGCTACGGCCAGTAGAAGATTAGGGTTGAACGCACACGCAACTTTTTCTGGGTCGTTACTATGGCATACTATGCACCCATGGCCACAAAGACCAGCCGGTTTAGTGGAAATGGGTTTTGAAGAATTGGCAAATAGATGGTTGCCGATCTTAAATCATTTTGATAAAGAAGGTGTAGATGTATGTTATGAAATTCACCCGGGAGAAGATTTACATGATGGCGATACTTTTGAGCGTTTTTTAGAGGCTACGGGAAATCATAAAAGGGTTAATATTCTTTATGATCCAAGCCATTTTGTATTACAGCAGTTAGATTACATCACGTATATAGATCATTACCATGAATTTATAAAATCTTTTCATGTAAAGGATTCAGAATTTAACCCAACAGGTAAGAAAGGTGCGTTTGGTGGGTTTAATGATTGGGGAGATAGAGCTGGTAGATATCGCTCTTTGGGTGATGGACAGATAGATTTCAAGACCATCTTTTCTAAATTAACGCAATACGGATGTGATGTATGGGCAGTAATGGAATGGGAATGCTGTATTAAAAGTCCGGAGCAAGGTGCTCGTGAAGGGGCTAAATTTATTTCGGACCATATTATTGAGGCCACTGAGAAGACCTTTGATGATTTTGCCGGTGCGGAAATAGATAAGGAAATGTTGAAGAAAATGTTAGGACTTTAA
- a CDS encoding GMC oxidoreductase — MNQDEIFDAIVVGTGISGGWAAKELTEKGLKTLVLERGPMVKHIEDYPTMHDDPWDYPLKGQLSKEDKEKYHIQKRVNWAPTEDSKHFFVNDLEHPYVETKRFDWIRGYQVGGRSLTWGRQSYRWSDIDFEANKKEGIGVDWPVRYKDIAPWYDKVEEYIGVSGEALGLDVLPDGIFQPAMKLNCVEEDFKNNVAEKFEDGRLITIGRAAHITDPNATFEGRGTCQNRDRCWRGCPFGGYFSSNSSTLPAAERTGNMTLRPNSIVYEVIYDDNTKKATGVKIIDAETNEKIEFKAKVIFLCASAMASVGILLQSKSKRFPNGLGNDSDALGRGIMDHHYKLGATAKVDGYLDKYYKGRRANGFYIPRFVNLNEKTKRNGYLRGFGYQGTASRGDWSKEIGELSYGKDLKESVLKPGRWTIGVTGFGEFLPYDDNRVTLSPTEKDKWGLPQLAFDVEFKENEYNMREDIKKEIVTMFKAAGFKDVASYEESSGPGLGIHEMGGARMGYSAKTSIINKNNQVHLVPNVYVTDGAFMSSSSCVNPSLTYMAFTARAANHAAEQLKEGKFS; from the coding sequence ATGAATCAAGATGAAATATTCGACGCAATCGTGGTCGGCACAGGAATAAGTGGTGGCTGGGCCGCTAAGGAATTAACAGAGAAGGGCTTAAAAACACTTGTCTTGGAACGTGGCCCTATGGTGAAGCATATTGAAGACTATCCTACCATGCACGATGACCCTTGGGATTACCCGTTAAAAGGTCAACTTTCTAAAGAAGATAAAGAAAAATACCATATTCAAAAACGGGTAAATTGGGCACCTACAGAAGATTCTAAACATTTTTTTGTCAATGACTTGGAACACCCTTATGTAGAGACCAAACGCTTTGATTGGATTCGTGGATATCAAGTAGGCGGTAGATCACTTACTTGGGGTCGACAAAGTTACCGTTGGAGCGATATTGATTTTGAAGCCAACAAAAAAGAAGGTATTGGCGTAGATTGGCCCGTAAGATATAAGGATATTGCGCCTTGGTATGATAAAGTTGAAGAATATATAGGTGTAAGCGGTGAGGCCTTAGGGTTAGATGTGTTACCTGACGGAATTTTTCAACCTGCCATGAAATTAAATTGTGTAGAAGAGGATTTTAAAAACAACGTTGCAGAAAAATTCGAAGACGGAAGATTGATTACCATAGGTAGGGCCGCACACATTACCGATCCCAATGCCACTTTTGAAGGTCGTGGTACTTGCCAAAACAGAGATCGTTGTTGGCGCGGCTGCCCATTTGGCGGTTATTTCAGTAGTAACTCATCAACATTACCGGCAGCGGAACGAACCGGAAACATGACCCTTAGACCAAACTCTATAGTGTATGAGGTTATCTATGATGATAATACCAAAAAAGCAACAGGCGTAAAAATAATAGATGCAGAAACAAATGAGAAAATTGAATTTAAGGCAAAGGTGATTTTTCTTTGCGCATCTGCAATGGCATCGGTCGGTATTCTATTACAATCCAAATCCAAACGCTTCCCGAACGGATTAGGAAACGATTCTGATGCTTTGGGAAGAGGAATCATGGACCACCATTATAAATTAGGTGCTACGGCAAAAGTTGATGGCTACCTAGACAAATACTATAAAGGAAGGCGAGCCAACGGGTTTTACATACCACGTTTTGTAAACTTGAACGAAAAAACAAAACGGAATGGATATTTACGAGGTTTTGGCTACCAAGGCACGGCCAGCAGGGGAGATTGGTCAAAAGAAATTGGAGAACTTTCATATGGTAAAGACTTAAAGGAGTCTGTATTGAAACCAGGTCGCTGGACCATTGGCGTAACGGGATTTGGTGAGTTTTTACCCTATGATGATAATAGAGTAACCCTAAGCCCTACCGAAAAGGACAAATGGGGTTTACCTCAACTAGCTTTTGATGTAGAGTTTAAAGAGAACGAGTATAATATGCGTGAAGACATTAAAAAAGAGATTGTTACCATGTTCAAAGCTGCAGGCTTTAAAGATGTAGCTTCTTATGAAGAGTCTAGCGGACCAGGTTTGGGCATTCACGAAATGGGTGGCGCCAGAATGGGGTACAGCGCAAAGACCTCAATAATCAACAAGAACAACCAAGTACATTTAGTACCCAATGTGTATGTAACGGATGGCGCTTTTATGTCTTCGTCTAGTTGTGTAAACCCATCTTTGACCTATATGGCATTTACTGCCAGAGCTGCAAACCATGCAGCCGAACAGTTAAAAGAAGGTAAATTTTCTTGA
- a CDS encoding ASCH domain-containing protein — MENASARNMWGSYLKNHLEDVFHETPKTMYFGDNETDANENANLIKTGVKKAITHSLLGLQNRHEPLPKIGDYIVVTNYNGEAQCIVATTAVTIKPYFSIDSAYAQLEANGDKTLEYWKKYHWDLFSRELQKFNREPRESMIVVCQEFKMVHS, encoded by the coding sequence ATGGAGAATGCATCGGCAAGAAACATGTGGGGAAGTTATTTAAAAAACCACTTGGAAGACGTTTTTCACGAAACGCCTAAAACTATGTATTTTGGCGACAATGAAACCGACGCAAATGAGAATGCCAATTTAATTAAAACCGGTGTTAAAAAAGCGATTACACATTCTTTGTTAGGCCTACAAAACCGTCATGAACCCTTACCTAAAATAGGAGACTATATTGTGGTAACCAATTATAATGGTGAAGCACAATGCATAGTTGCTACCACCGCAGTTACAATTAAACCTTATTTTAGTATTGATTCGGCTTACGCCCAACTTGAAGCAAACGGGGATAAAACGTTAGAGTACTGGAAAAAATACCATTGGGACCTTTTCAGTAGAGAGTTGCAAAAATTCAATAGGGAACCTAGGGAAAGTATGATCGTTGTCTGTCAAGAATTTAAAATGGTACATTCCTAG
- a CDS encoding Gfo/Idh/MocA family protein, with translation MPKKIRLGILGGGGDSLIGVLHRVASFINDNYQITGAVFNPDHDASIAFAKEIDVPLNRIYKDFDTLIEEELKLPEDERIQVCSVLTPNFLHYPMAKKLLDNGFSVICEKPMTTTLEEAKDLQKAHAKAGTVFALTHTYTGYPMVRQMREMIKAGALGKIHKVDAVYYQGWINTIIHDKEKRSSVWRLDPKKAGISSCMGDIGVHAFNMVEYTTGLKVKELLCDFNYLYEDNQMDVDGTVLIRMGDHVKGVIRGSQVATGEENGLAIAIYGEKGAFRWEQERPNFLYKLSDTEPTQVYKPGHAYNSELSLDGTKLPAGHPEGIFDSMANIYKGVAKAIRGEDYNDGEFPTMADGVRGMNFIEATVESHKSGNNWVALEN, from the coding sequence ATGCCAAAGAAAATACGATTAGGAATATTAGGTGGAGGAGGAGATTCACTTATAGGAGTTTTACATAGAGTAGCTTCTTTTATTAATGACAATTACCAAATTACAGGTGCTGTGTTCAATCCGGATCATGATGCCAGTATTGCATTTGCAAAGGAAATAGATGTACCCTTAAATAGAATATACAAAGATTTTGACACCCTTATAGAAGAGGAGTTGAAATTGCCTGAAGATGAGCGTATACAGGTATGCTCTGTTCTAACACCAAATTTCTTGCATTACCCAATGGCAAAGAAGTTATTGGACAATGGTTTTAGTGTTATTTGCGAAAAGCCAATGACCACAACGTTAGAGGAAGCCAAGGATTTACAAAAGGCACATGCCAAAGCAGGTACCGTTTTTGCTTTGACACATACGTATACCGGATACCCAATGGTACGTCAAATGCGTGAAATGATCAAAGCAGGTGCTTTGGGTAAAATACATAAGGTTGATGCCGTTTATTACCAAGGGTGGATCAATACCATTATACATGATAAAGAGAAAAGATCTTCAGTTTGGAGATTGGATCCTAAAAAAGCGGGTATTAGTTCTTGTATGGGCGATATAGGTGTTCATGCTTTTAATATGGTAGAATATACTACCGGATTAAAAGTTAAAGAGCTACTTTGTGATTTCAATTACCTATACGAAGACAATCAAATGGATGTTGATGGTACCGTACTTATTCGCATGGGAGATCATGTAAAAGGTGTTATTAGAGGTAGCCAGGTTGCCACAGGTGAGGAAAATGGTTTGGCTATTGCTATTTATGGTGAAAAAGGAGCATTTAGATGGGAGCAAGAACGACCTAATTTTTTATATAAATTAAGTGATACGGAGCCTACGCAAGTTTATAAGCCTGGTCATGCCTATAACTCTGAATTATCATTAGACGGAACAAAATTGCCAGCAGGTCATCCTGAAGGTATATTTGATTCTATGGCGAATATTTACAAAGGTGTTGCAAAGGCCATTAGAGGAGAAGATTACAATGATGGCGAGTTCCCCACCATGGCAGATGGTGTTCGCGGTATGAATTTCATAGAAGCTACCGTAGAATCGCACAAAAGCGGTAATAATTGGGTAGCGCTAGAAAACTAA